The DNA window CTCCGGCGAGACGCCCATCAGCGAGCAGACCGACCGGGCGGGCACCGTCTCGGCGAAGACCTTCAGCAGGTCGACCGGCGGCTCCAGCCCGGCCATCTCGTCCAGTACCCCGTCGATGATCCGGGTCAGCTCCGGCTCGTGCTGCTGGATCCGGCGGACCGTGAAGTGCCCGGCCAGCAGCCTGCGGTACTTGGAGTGCTCGGGCGCGTCCGTCTTGGCGAAGGCGCCGGGCGGGGACGGCTGCGGCACATACTCCGGGATGGGGAACGGCGGCGCGACCACATGGGCCAGCAGCTCATTGCGGTGGCTGAAGCGGTCGTCGGCCAGGATCTGCCGGACGTAGTCGTGCCGGGTGACCAGCCAGCCGTCGCGGTCCCCGGGGGCGACCTGGAAGGTGATCGGGCTGATCGGGTCCTGCTCACGCAGCCGGGCGTACTCCGCGGGCGGGTCGAACGGGCACTTGCCGCGCTCGCTGGGGATCACGGGTGGCTCGGGCCTGGTGGTCATGTCGTCTCCGTCCGGTCCGGCCCTGGGGCGCGGTCCGTGTGCTGCGGGGGAATGGGGGAGGGGGAGGGCTCAGGCCCGCTTGACGGCCAGCGGGAGATGCCGCGCGCCGTACACATTGGTGCCGTGGTAGCTCAGCCGGGCGCCGGGGTCGACCCGGATGTCGGAGAACCGGTCGAGCAGCAGGTCGATCACGATGCGGCCCTCCAGCCGGGCCAGCGGCGCCCCGATGCAGTAGTGGATGCCATGGCCGAACGCCGCCTGCCGCGCATTGGAGCGGCCCGGGACGAAGGCCGCCGGGTCCTCGAAGGCCCGCTCGTCGTGGTTGGCCGACAGCAGCCAGAGATGGACCAGGGTGTCCGGCGCGACGGTCACCCCGCCGATCTCCACCTCCCGGACCGGCACCCGCTCGATCCGGGTGAAGGGGGGCCGCAGCCGCAGCGTCTCCTCGATCAGCGCCGGGATCAGCGACCGGTCCTCCCGCACCGTCCGCAGCAGCTCCGGGTGCCGGTCGAGGCAGAGCACCGTATTGCCGACCAGCACCGAGGTGGTGATGTGCCCGGCCAGCAGCAGCAGGGTGGCGAAGCTGACGATGTCCTCGTCCGTCAGCCGCTCCCCGTCGATCCCGGCCTGGACCAGGGTGCCCAGCAGGTCGTCGTGCGACCGCTCCCGGCGCGCGGTGATGAACTCCTGGAGGTAGCCGGAGATCCGGACGGCGGTCTCCTCCATCCGCTGCACGCTCTGCGGGTCGTCGGGGTCCGTGGAGAGCAGCTGGTCCGCCCAGCCCTGGAAGAGGGACCGGTCGGAGAGCGGCACCCCCAGCATCCCGGCGATGACGGTCACCGGGAGCGGGTTGGCGACCGCGTCCACCAGATCGAAGTGGTCGGAGTCGACGGCGTCCAGCAGCTCCGTGGTCAGCTCCGTGATCCAGGGCTCCAGACCGGCGATCAGCCCGGTGGTGAAGGCCCGGCTCACCAGCCGCCGCATCTTGCTGTGCAGCGGCGGGTCGAGCAGCAGCAGGGTGCCGCGCGGCGCCTGCCGCTCACCGCCGGAGAGCCGGCCCACGGTGTCGGAGGAGAACGTCGC is part of the Peterkaempfera bronchialis genome and encodes:
- a CDS encoding cytochrome P450, whose translation is MAQHDSVDVLPDAPPPRVPGPEVGKAPTVEPDGGATLLAWLRRMRDEQPVWRDEAGNTHVFRHQEVQRILSDPATFSSDTVGRLSGGERQAPRGTLLLLDPPLHSKMRRLVSRAFTTGLIAGLEPWITELTTELLDAVDSDHFDLVDAVANPLPVTVIAGMLGVPLSDRSLFQGWADQLLSTDPDDPQSVQRMEETAVRISGYLQEFITARRERSHDDLLGTLVQAGIDGERLTDEDIVSFATLLLLAGHITTSVLVGNTVLCLDRHPELLRTVREDRSLIPALIEETLRLRPPFTRIERVPVREVEIGGVTVAPDTLVHLWLLSANHDERAFEDPAAFVPGRSNARQAAFGHGIHYCIGAPLARLEGRIVIDLLLDRFSDIRVDPGARLSYHGTNVYGARHLPLAVKRA